The following coding sequences are from one Bradysia coprophila strain Holo2 unplaced genomic scaffold, BU_Bcop_v1 contig_137, whole genome shotgun sequence window:
- the LOC119073084 gene encoding keratin-associated protein 10-6-like isoform X1, whose product MVILNFILLIFISFCATAQAEKCDVGVDGCLWTCKQATLAPGQATCMAIPATPKSCEIGSSVSICGTTCTCSRAPTCKVGENGCSWNCRSFTPPPGVATCLGMPGTPETCVVGSSVSMCGTTCTCSQAPTCKIGENGCSWNCKSAPLKPGQATCLALPIKPETCVVGSSVTTCGTTCTCSQAPTCKIGENGCSWNCKSAPLKPGQATCLALPIQPETCVVGSSVTRCGTTCTCSASSPRCSCGSR is encoded by the exons ATGGTGATCCTCAACTTTATACTACTGATTTTCATCTCTTTTTGTG CGACCGCACAAGCTGAAAAATGCGATGTTGGCGTTGATGGTTGCTTATGGACGTGTAAACAGGCTACATTGGCACCTGGCCAAGCAACGTGTATGGCAATACCAGCAACGCCAAAATCTTGCGAGATTGGTTCGAGTGTAAGCATATGCGGAACGACGTGCACTTGCT CCAGAGCTCCAACTTGTAAAGTGGGAGAAAATGGTTGTTCGTGGAATTGCAGATCGTTTACACCGCCACCTGGCGTAGCAACTTGTTTGGGAATGCCAGGAACACCAGAAACGTGTGTCGTTGGTTCGAGTGTCAGTATGTGTGGAACGACGTGCACTTGCT CCCAAGCCCCAACGTGCAAAATTGGAGAAAATGGCTGCTCGTGGAACTGCAAAAGTGCTCCATTGAAACCTGGACAAGCTACATGCCTTGCGCTTCCAATAAAACCAGAAACTTGTGTCGTTGGCTCCAGTGTGACCACATGCGGAACGACGTGCACTTGCT CCCAAGCCCCTACGTGCAAAATTGGAGAAAATGGCTGCTCGTGGAACTGCAAAAGTGCTCCATTGAAACCTGGACAAGCTACATGCCTTGCACTTCCAATACAACCGGAAACGTGTGTCGTTGGCTCTAGTGTAACCAGATGTGGAACGACATGCACTTGCT cgGCATCATCTCCCCGATGTTCGTGTGGTTCGAGATGA
- the LOC119073084 gene encoding keratin-associated protein 10-7-like isoform X2: MVILNFILLIFISFCATAQAEKCDVGVDGCLWTCKQATLAPGQATCMAIPATPKSCEIGSSVSICGTTCTCSQAPTCKIGENGCSWNCKSAPLKPGQATCLALPIKPETCVVGSSVTTCGTTCTCSQAPTCKIGENGCSWNCKSAPLKPGQATCLALPIQPETCVVGSSVTRCGTTCTCSASSPRCSCGSR, encoded by the exons ATGGTGATCCTCAACTTTATACTACTGATTTTCATCTCTTTTTGTG CGACCGCACAAGCTGAAAAATGCGATGTTGGCGTTGATGGTTGCTTATGGACGTGTAAACAGGCTACATTGGCACCTGGCCAAGCAACGTGTATGGCAATACCAGCAACGCCAAAATCTTGCGAGATTGGTTCGAGTGTAAGCATATGCGGAACGACGTGCACTTGCT CCCAAGCCCCAACGTGCAAAATTGGAGAAAATGGCTGCTCGTGGAACTGCAAAAGTGCTCCATTGAAACCTGGACAAGCTACATGCCTTGCGCTTCCAATAAAACCAGAAACTTGTGTCGTTGGCTCCAGTGTGACCACATGCGGAACGACGTGCACTTGCT CCCAAGCCCCTACGTGCAAAATTGGAGAAAATGGCTGCTCGTGGAACTGCAAAAGTGCTCCATTGAAACCTGGACAAGCTACATGCCTTGCACTTCCAATACAACCGGAAACGTGTGTCGTTGGCTCTAGTGTAACCAGATGTGGAACGACATGCACTTGCT cgGCATCATCTCCCCGATGTTCGTGTGGTTCGAGATGA